The proteins below are encoded in one region of Ferruginibacter lapsinanis:
- a CDS encoding SPFH domain-containing protein, which translates to MTLTILDIQTVIDYIIKNKEWIFSGIGIFVFTGILWLLRKIFIPSATKGIRQPTSNEEKDPPSNHWQAIAPPNSRYKTVTKKSSSIPGGIQTIALEYDTHGHAYPLNLKGSLVRAEIAFECRLNNAYKAVYEGNEYALNFLPAQFLIKAREILENYTLRKILDNREMIATEITEKLKEHFDKYGFTLLHISIGALNKIK; encoded by the coding sequence ATGACATTAACTATTTTAGATATACAAACAGTTATTGATTATATCATTAAAAACAAAGAATGGATATTTTCTGGAATAGGCATTTTTGTTTTCACAGGAATATTATGGCTACTTCGTAAAATATTTATACCAAGTGCTACAAAAGGAATCAGACAGCCAACTTCAAATGAAGAAAAAGATCCCCCTTCAAACCACTGGCAAGCTATTGCACCACCAAATAGCAGATATAAAACTGTTACAAAAAAGTCTAGTTCCATTCCAGGAGGTATTCAAACCATTGCATTAGAATATGATACACATGGGCATGCTTATCCACTTAATTTAAAAGGCTCTTTAGTTCGTGCAGAAATTGCTTTTGAATGTCGGCTTAATAATGCTTATAAAGCTGTTTATGAAGGAAATGAATACGCATTAAATTTTCTACCAGCTCAATTCCTAATAAAAGCCAGAGAAATATTGGAAAATTATACACTAAGAAAAATTTTAGATAATAGAGAAATGATTGCAACTGAAATTACCGAAAAACTTAAGGAACATTTTGACAAATATGGTTTCACATTATTACATATAAGTATAGGAGCACTTAATAAGATTAAATGA
- a CDS encoding tail fiber domain-containing protein, which yields MRKTLLLITILFSFGISNAQVGIGIASPNSSSMLDITSVNKGLLIPRMTSDQRKAIVSPARGLSVYDLTTKSHWYFDGSWKELATVANSDSGFVFMQGAVPSYNMTGGLLVSDSAGYIYDSGGPIGGYGNNENITMGINFPVGAQLCRIQIINLSTEALLDTLRIYNSTKSYTFSGNVTNQSIFFGFSYDPIYIQFGSNASATLPGFQIRFDHYFVNSTSTTNLTSTNTGFYYIPEKIAVRGGVQANDNWNKDSVGLNSFSFGNGNKANGNYGFAGGLNSYAQGTGSSAFGIETIARGFASTSIGMYNDPVLSNGETFTNSTSPLFIVGNGANNSNRSNALFIRRNGSVGIGTSNPDADAILDISSTTRGVLLPRMNLTQRNAMGVPATGMIIYQIDNTPGYYVYDGTNWVAFQDNLGNHTLTSNLITGTRYISKYGSSNLGIQMLDSGAVKINTDMDYTGFSAIPSERFRFDAWGGIIAKGILGVGAIPATGSGEKMMWHPQKAAFRAGSIGSSGTQWDESNIGYYTVAFGYNTRALGLSSIASGYQSEATGSYSTAIGYTCIGDGTGAVAIGYRCTADADYSVAIGQRASTNGHAGAMVFSDGSTTDSTQASANNQLSMRFAGGYRLFTNASMTVGVQIPAGGSSWSVISDVRKKENFVPASTDYFLTKLSTLNLGSWNYIGQDSKSFRHYGPMAQDIYAAFGKDKIGTIGCDTLLASADMDGIMMIMLKGLEKRSADQSIKIDKLEQQNAAIKKENEMLKQQLLKIDYLEAEIKKLVPGVK from the coding sequence ATGAGAAAAACATTACTACTTATAACTATTCTTTTCTCTTTTGGTATTTCTAATGCTCAGGTGGGAATTGGAATAGCATCTCCTAATAGTTCTTCTATGTTGGACATTACGAGTGTTAATAAAGGTTTGTTGATTCCCAGAATGACTTCTGATCAACGAAAAGCGATTGTTTCTCCTGCACGTGGTTTATCAGTATATGATCTTACAACAAAAAGTCATTGGTATTTTGATGGTAGCTGGAAGGAATTAGCAACTGTGGCTAACTCAGACAGTGGTTTTGTATTTATGCAGGGAGCAGTGCCATCTTACAATATGACCGGAGGTTTACTTGTTTCTGACTCGGCAGGATATATTTATGACAGTGGCGGCCCAATAGGAGGATATGGTAATAATGAAAATATAACTATGGGGATCAATTTTCCTGTAGGGGCACAATTGTGCCGCATACAAATAATTAATCTTTCAACCGAGGCTTTATTAGATACACTTCGTATTTATAACAGCACAAAGAGTTATACTTTTTCCGGTAATGTAACCAATCAGTCGATCTTTTTTGGTTTTAGCTATGATCCAATCTATATACAATTTGGGTCTAACGCTTCGGCCACTTTGCCAGGTTTTCAAATAAGATTTGATCATTATTTTGTTAATTCTACATCAACTACTAATCTAACGTCAACGAATACAGGTTTTTATTATATTCCTGAAAAAATAGCTGTTAGAGGTGGGGTGCAGGCAAACGATAACTGGAATAAAGACAGTGTTGGACTTAATTCTTTCAGTTTTGGTAATGGGAATAAAGCGAATGGTAATTATGGATTTGCCGGAGGCCTAAATTCATATGCGCAAGGCACCGGATCTTCGGCCTTTGGCATTGAAACTATTGCAAGAGGCTTTGCTTCTACATCAATAGGTATGTATAATGATCCTGTTCTTTCAAACGGCGAAACATTCACTAACTCAACTTCGCCTTTATTTATAGTTGGTAATGGCGCTAATAATAGCAACCGATCCAATGCATTGTTTATTCGAAGAAATGGTAGTGTAGGCATTGGAACATCCAATCCGGATGCAGATGCCATATTAGACATTTCCAGCACAACCAGAGGTGTATTATTACCCAGAATGAATTTAACTCAACGCAATGCGATGGGTGTACCTGCTACAGGAATGATCATTTATCAAATCGATAATACTCCGGGTTATTATGTTTATGATGGCACTAATTGGGTTGCATTCCAGGATAATTTGGGAAATCATACTCTGACCAGTAATCTTATTACCGGAACCAGATATATTTCTAAATATGGCTCCTCAAATTTGGGGATCCAAATGTTGGATAGTGGAGCTGTAAAAATAAATACAGATATGGATTATACCGGTTTTTCTGCTATTCCCAGCGAACGATTTAGATTTGATGCATGGGGAGGGATAATTGCAAAAGGGATTCTGGGAGTTGGGGCTATACCTGCTACCGGATCCGGCGAAAAAATGATGTGGCATCCACAAAAAGCAGCATTTAGGGCCGGTTCAATAGGTAGTAGCGGTACTCAATGGGATGAGTCGAATATTGGTTATTACACAGTTGCATTTGGCTACAACACAAGAGCGCTTGGATTATCTTCTATTGCATCAGGCTATCAAAGCGAGGCAACAGGATCGTATTCTACCGCAATAGGATATACATGTATAGGTGATGGTACCGGTGCAGTAGCAATCGGATATCGATGTACAGCCGATGCAGATTACAGTGTAGCAATTGGTCAGAGAGCAAGCACGAATGGTCATGCTGGTGCAATGGTTTTTTCTGATGGTTCTACTACTGATAGTACTCAGGCAAGTGCCAATAATCAGCTGTCGATGCGTTTTGCCGGAGGGTATAGATTATTTACAAATGCATCTATGACGGTTGGGGTACAAATACCTGCCGGAGGTAGTTCATGGTCTGTAATATCTGATGTAAGAAAGAAAGAAAATTTTGTTCCTGCATCAACCGACTATTTCCTGACTAAATTATCAACATTGAATTTGGGATCATGGAATTATATTGGTCAGGATTCAAAAAGCTTCCGACACTATGGTCCTATGGCACAGGATATTTATGCCGCATTTGGTAAAGATAAAATTGGTACTATAGGGTGTGATACCTTATTAGCCAGTGCTGATATGGATGGCATTATGATGATCATGTTGAAAGGACTTGAAAAACGCAGCGCCGATCAGTCGATCAAAATTGATAAACTTGAGCAACAAAACGCAGCGATAAAAAAAGAAAATGAAATGCTTAAGCAACAATTGTTAAAAATCGATTACCTGGAAGCAGAGATAAAAAAACTTGTGCCAGGGGTAAAATAA
- a CDS encoding TIR domain-containing protein, protein MSLSYYYDQVSRLEREIADLQKKISDETRREVDKQKQIDSINRSINSSTSLSTLQSKQRQIQSYQGDIIRIQSAKADIQRKIADKGTELAKKKQEILKEEVKERDKLKREQENFQREQEAFQRQQENYQRDQERLQRKLQNDISNQKDILNTLVQQIHAANTTQVLSENKEYDFFISHATEDKESFVRPLAESLIEKGHKVWYDEFQLKIGDSLRKKIDEGLKSSKYGIVVLSRDFFKKNWPEYELNGLVAREMNGVKVILPIWHNVTRDEVISFSPTLADKLALNTAIYSTAEIVTQLGKLLEN, encoded by the coding sequence ATGAGTCTTAGTTATTATTATGACCAAGTGTCAAGACTAGAAAGGGAAATAGCAGATTTACAAAAGAAAATCTCAGATGAAACCAGGAGAGAAGTTGACAAACAAAAACAAATCGATTCAATAAACAGGTCAATAAATAGTTCAACTTCACTTTCTACTTTACAAAGTAAACAAAGGCAAATACAAAGTTATCAAGGCGATATTATTAGGATTCAATCTGCCAAAGCTGATATTCAAAGAAAAATAGCTGATAAAGGAACCGAACTTGCAAAAAAGAAGCAAGAAATCTTAAAAGAAGAAGTCAAAGAAAGAGACAAACTTAAAAGAGAGCAGGAGAACTTCCAAAGAGAACAAGAAGCGTTTCAACGTCAGCAAGAAAATTATCAAAGAGATCAAGAAAGACTTCAAAGAAAACTTCAAAATGATATTTCGAACCAAAAAGATATTCTTAATACATTAGTTCAACAAATACATGCAGCAAACACAACCCAAGTACTCTCTGAAAACAAAGAATATGATTTCTTTATATCACATGCAACAGAAGATAAGGAAAGCTTTGTAAGACCCTTAGCCGAGTCTTTAATTGAAAAAGGTCACAAAGTTTGGTATGATGAGTTTCAATTAAAAATTGGCGACAGTCTCAGAAAAAAAATTGATGAAGGGCTTAAATCTTCAAAATATGGAATTGTTGTTCTTTCTCGTGATTTTTTTAAAAAGAATTGGCCTGAATATGAACTAAATGGATTAGTAGCCAGAGAAATGAATGGAGTAAAGGTTATATTACCAATTTGGCATAATGTTACTAGAGATGAAGTTATTTCTTTTAGTCCAACTTTGGCAGACAAGTTAGCTTTAAATACTGCTATTTATAGTACGGCAGAAATAGTAACTCAATTAGGAAAACTTCTAGAAAATTAA
- a CDS encoding DUF1566 domain-containing protein gives MKKNILIICTLFFVHDVMAQNIGIGTNTPTERLMIESGNIKFTDTAVIYCYDNSHAILFRTNEKILELRESGDIRFCPGGETLTPTPVMTVKANGSVGIGTTTPNSTSILQLSDTAKGFLPPRLTNEQQLSITNTPAGLVVWCSNCGSTGQLQVYNGTNWTDMQGNPPATCVTNGTVSIGQSFQGGIVAYILQPGDPGYDASRAHGLIASVTTLGSASWGEANANEGASGTAIGTGLSNTMKILPSGTYAATVCTNYVYGIYNDWYLPSKDELNKLYNNRTTIGGFQLGVYWCSTEASATKAVSQSFQNGAPSGLQTSYDKGTSLLIRAVRSF, from the coding sequence ATGAAAAAAAATATTCTGATCATTTGTACGCTGTTCTTTGTGCATGATGTGATGGCGCAAAACATTGGTATTGGTACCAACACGCCTACAGAGAGGTTGATGATAGAAAGCGGCAACATAAAATTTACAGATACAGCAGTTATCTATTGTTATGATAACTCACATGCTATCCTTTTCAGAACAAATGAAAAAATATTGGAGCTGAGGGAAAGCGGCGATATCAGGTTTTGTCCGGGCGGCGAAACGCTTACCCCCACACCCGTTATGACCGTTAAGGCCAATGGCAGTGTTGGTATTGGTACAACCACCCCAAACAGCACTTCCATTTTACAACTATCGGATACGGCTAAAGGATTTTTACCACCACGACTTACCAACGAACAGCAACTATCAATTACAAACACTCCTGCAGGATTGGTAGTGTGGTGCAGCAATTGCGGTAGTACGGGTCAGTTGCAGGTATATAACGGCACCAATTGGACTGATATGCAGGGCAACCCTCCGGCAACCTGTGTCACCAATGGCACTGTAAGTATAGGGCAATCTTTTCAGGGAGGCATTGTAGCTTATATATTACAACCCGGAGATCCCGGCTATGACGCATCAAGAGCACACGGGCTTATTGCTTCAGTTACAACATTAGGTTCTGCGTCGTGGGGAGAAGCCAATGCAAATGAAGGAGCATCCGGCACTGCAATTGGTACAGGGTTAAGTAACACAATGAAAATTTTACCCAGCGGCACTTATGCAGCCACTGTTTGTACCAATTATGTGTATGGCATTTACAACGACTGGTACCTGCCAAGTAAAGATGAGCTGAATAAATTATATAATAACAGAACAACTATAGGTGGCTTTCAGTTAGGTGTATACTGGTGCTCTACTGAGGCATCTGCCACCAAAGCAGTGAGCCAATCTTTTCAGAACGGAGCGCCTTCAGGTTTACAGACAAGTTACGATAAAGGAACTTCATTATTGATAAGGGCTGTCCGCTCATTTTAA
- a CDS encoding DUF1883 domain-containing protein, with protein sequence MASSHPDGRLAPEGGFFEYFPARIAAPHDDYWNIVIDLGGGRATIRHNLSFIGN encoded by the coding sequence TTGGCATCAAGTCATCCTGACGGAAGACTTGCGCCAGAGGGGGGATTCTTTGAATATTTTCCTGCAAGAATTGCAGCTCCACATGATGACTATTGGAATATTGTTATTGATTTAGGTGGTGGTAGAGCTACTATTCGACATAATCTCAGTTTTATTGGCAATTAA
- a CDS encoding helix-turn-helix domain-containing protein, with protein sequence MIIIIFTSITVYITTLIRNITFTNVILATLNSNIIFNNIIFVIKKISFTTSNRIIIFSDYILYNSNIIITTIIVVMLTLNLTPIFKARGIDRPYATLVKAGISRMSAGKILNGTTRIFRLDHIEIICTILNCEPNDLLQWTPTKNQVYPTTHPLSKLKQTDISSNIRETLSTIPLKQLKELDNIIINQNKENINEP encoded by the coding sequence TTGATCATCATCATTTTCACTTCTATCACCGTCTACATCACTACACTCATTCGTAACATCACTTTTACCAATGTCATTTTAGCTACGCTCAACAGCAACATCATTTTTAACAACATCATTTTCGTTATTAAAAAAATATCTTTCACAACAAGCAACCGCATCATCATTTTTAGCGACTATATTTTATATAATAGCAACATCATCATCACAACAATCATAGTCGTCATGCTAACACTTAACTTAACCCCCATTTTTAAAGCAAGAGGAATCGACAGGCCATACGCCACCTTAGTAAAAGCAGGTATCTCAAGAATGTCCGCCGGGAAGATACTCAACGGCACCACCCGTATCTTTCGTTTAGATCACATCGAGATCATTTGTACCATCCTCAATTGCGAACCCAACGACCTCCTTCAATGGACACCAACAAAAAACCAGGTTTATCCCACCACCCATCCCCTCAGCAAACTCAAACAAACAGACATATCCTCCAACATCAGGGAAACCCTTTCCACCATCCCATTAAAACAATTAAAAGAATTAGATAACATCATCATCAATCAAAACAAAGAAAACATCAACGAACCATAA
- a CDS encoding DUF1566 domain-containing protein, which translates to MKQILLVVYTTLLTLILNAQNVGIGTNAATEKLEIKGGKLKFTDNGEIISADPYHRILFRRTENMLELREWGDIIFSSGATDSNATNTMIIEKQRKVGIGTSTPNNASILDLTSTNKGFLLPRMTAAQRDAIATPAPGLMIWCKDCGDFGQLLSYNNKRWVTTTNQTPDSGTPTDLSVGQSFRGGVVAYILQPGDPGYEPDLKHGLIAYPTDFTDTAWFNGSFNVVGAFSTAFGTGKSNTSLIVAALGNGNYAASLCDKLEKSRYIDWYLPSIDELRKLYNNKDLIGGFDNTKIYWSSSESSNFQAIGLFWNDGSYFGVGKNNLGNVRPVRNF; encoded by the coding sequence ATGAAACAAATACTTTTAGTAGTATACACCACACTGCTTACGCTGATACTGAATGCACAAAATGTAGGCATAGGCACCAACGCTGCTACAGAAAAATTAGAGATCAAAGGAGGAAAATTAAAGTTTACCGATAACGGGGAGATCATAAGCGCCGACCCGTATCACCGCATCCTGTTCCGGCGAACAGAAAATATGCTGGAACTCAGGGAATGGGGCGATATCATTTTTTCTTCGGGGGCAACAGACAGCAATGCCACCAATACCATGATCATTGAAAAACAAAGAAAGGTCGGCATCGGCACATCAACACCCAACAATGCAAGCATATTAGACCTAACGTCTACCAATAAAGGTTTTCTGCTGCCCCGTATGACGGCCGCTCAAAGAGATGCCATTGCTACACCTGCGCCTGGCCTGATGATCTGGTGTAAAGATTGCGGCGATTTTGGCCAGTTACTGTCGTATAATAACAAAAGATGGGTAACTACCACTAACCAAACACCCGACAGTGGCACACCAACCGACCTGTCCGTCGGACAATCATTTCGTGGCGGTGTGGTGGCCTATATATTACAACCCGGTGATCCCGGTTATGAACCCGACTTGAAACACGGACTGATAGCTTATCCAACAGACTTTACAGATACAGCATGGTTCAATGGAAGTTTCAATGTTGTGGGAGCTTTCAGTACCGCATTTGGCACCGGAAAGAGTAATACCAGTCTCATTGTTGCAGCCTTAGGCAATGGAAATTATGCAGCTTCTCTCTGTGACAAACTGGAGAAATCCAGATACATTGATTGGTATTTACCCAGTATTGATGAATTAAGAAAATTATACAATAACAAAGATCTGATCGGTGGTTTTGATAATACTAAAATCTATTGGTCATCTTCAGAAAGCAGCAATTTTCAGGCTATTGGTTTATTCTGGAACGACGGTTCTTATTTTGGTGTTGGTAAAAATAACCTTGGTAATGTAAGGCCTGTAAGAAACTTTTAA